In Effusibacillus pohliae DSM 22757, the sequence ACGTTTTTCCCAACCATCGCTGCACCGTTTTCGCCGCACGGCCTTTTCCAACACCGTCCCGCATTCGTCGGCCGCAGCGGTTGTCCGCTGCCGCATGCAGGCACTCCTTTCTACATCATATGGTTTACCGGCCGAGTTCTTGATAAACTAATGCTTACTACGATCAAGAAGGTGACTGCATATGGGAATTGTAATTGTCGAAGTGTGCGAAAGCAATCCGGCTGCATCGCTCGACCTGGAAGCATTGGAAGAAACATATGCCGGAACGTCGGTGATCCGCAATTTTTGCCTGAGCGAATGCGAATTGTGCGCGCAAAAACCGTA encodes:
- a CDS encoding DUF1450 domain-containing protein, coding for MGIVIVEVCESNPAASLDLEALEETYAGTSVIRNFCLSECELCAQKPYVMVNGEIIVADDFDSLLQAIRAKIESKLDEWA